In the Acidovorax sp. A79 genome, one interval contains:
- a CDS encoding abortive infection family protein, with protein sequence MDDSQSNGMWREPSHSDIDFQVNACTLASMDPRQQGQNTIGKAKRVRAILYTAMEDAPAAASKFVAGLLAKIRASGGFRPASPNYVGREAVENAKAAFASEGFTLGDDGSLAPKLLDALSGVELTDALRIYAARAQKGAEDAALVAGTGKDLMEATAAHALLTLNGSYPQGANFEGLLGMAFVALGITAAAMPVQPGESGVKAMERGLFTAAVGVNRLRNKQGTGHGRPWLPTVSDEEIKAAIEIVGAVSAYMLAKLARKARSR encoded by the coding sequence GTGGACGATTCCCAATCTAACGGCATGTGGCGCGAGCCTTCCCATAGCGACATCGACTTTCAAGTGAACGCCTGCACCTTGGCCTCAATGGACCCGAGGCAACAGGGGCAGAACACGATCGGCAAGGCCAAGCGCGTCCGCGCGATCCTCTACACGGCGATGGAAGACGCCCCTGCTGCGGCATCGAAGTTCGTGGCGGGCTTGCTCGCCAAGATTCGCGCGAGTGGCGGCTTTCGCCCCGCTTCTCCAAACTACGTGGGGCGCGAGGCTGTCGAGAACGCTAAGGCGGCGTTCGCCTCCGAAGGGTTCACGCTGGGCGACGACGGTTCGCTAGCGCCCAAGCTGCTCGACGCGCTGAGCGGTGTAGAGCTGACCGATGCCCTACGCATCTACGCGGCTCGCGCCCAGAAGGGGGCGGAAGACGCCGCTCTGGTCGCCGGCACCGGCAAGGACTTGATGGAGGCCACAGCGGCGCACGCGCTGTTGACCCTCAACGGCAGCTACCCACAGGGAGCAAACTTCGAGGGCCTGCTTGGAATGGCCTTCGTGGCCTTGGGCATCACGGCGGCGGCCATGCCCGTGCAGCCGGGAGAGTCAGGCGTGAAAGCCATGGAACGAGGGCTGTTCACGGCCGCTGTCGGCGTGAATCGCCTGCGGAACAAGCAGGGGACGGGGCATGGCCGCCCTTGGCTTCCTACGGTGAGTGACGAAGAGATCAAGGCCGCCATCGAAATCGTCGGCGCCGTCTCCGCCTACATGCTGGCGAAGCTCGCCAGAAAGGCGCGATCCCGCTGA
- a CDS encoding DUF3800 domain-containing protein, producing the protein MFFYIDEGGNTGLHLFDPNQPTLSYGVLSSPADLDVAALKKVEQMRETLCVARIHAKDLGNEKLPRIAPAVLNLLRKLRIRFDFYKVRKVDLAITQFFDQVFDSGMNESVRWADYWTPMRYGVLFRVAELFDEELAKAAWQARIEGDDERAARQLRDVCVELISRCGHIPEEGLRGRVIDGLTWAAKNPGEISYNASSEHLPKKLKKTALHPISPNVIGFQFVMQGMARRLLEANTEASRIVVDQQAEFNGAQKTLSEMYAKATGTQFAQGPGMPKLEFDGMPTIPVEFLSSEKSAGLELVDVMLWIHRRLDEGKPVAEALMPLVRFNAPKGETNELSLMGLWHRWAPELSSVPDVAHVPPERVAEVRELMARDNARVKAALEACADRPL; encoded by the coding sequence ATGTTCTTTTACATCGATGAGGGCGGAAATACAGGGTTGCATCTGTTCGACCCCAACCAGCCTACCCTCTCCTACGGCGTTCTCTCTAGCCCGGCCGACCTAGACGTAGCGGCCTTGAAAAAGGTCGAGCAAATGCGGGAGACTCTCTGCGTCGCGCGCATCCATGCCAAGGACTTAGGCAACGAGAAGCTGCCTCGTATCGCCCCGGCGGTCCTTAACTTGCTCCGCAAGCTGCGCATCCGCTTCGACTTCTACAAAGTGCGCAAGGTGGACTTGGCCATCACGCAGTTCTTCGATCAAGTGTTCGACTCCGGCATGAACGAATCCGTGCGCTGGGCCGACTACTGGACACCGATGCGCTATGGCGTCCTGTTTCGTGTCGCGGAACTGTTCGATGAGGAGTTGGCAAAGGCAGCTTGGCAGGCCCGTATCGAAGGAGATGACGAAAGGGCAGCCAGGCAGCTTCGGGACGTGTGCGTCGAGCTGATTTCGCGCTGCGGCCACATCCCAGAGGAAGGTTTGCGCGGACGCGTCATCGATGGGCTTACTTGGGCGGCCAAAAACCCAGGGGAGATTTCCTACAACGCCTCCAGCGAACACCTTCCCAAGAAGCTGAAAAAGACGGCGCTCCACCCGATCAGCCCGAACGTGATCGGATTTCAGTTTGTGATGCAGGGGATGGCCCGACGCCTTCTGGAAGCGAACACCGAGGCGTCGCGGATCGTCGTCGATCAGCAGGCGGAGTTCAACGGGGCCCAAAAAACGCTTTCGGAGATGTATGCCAAGGCGACAGGGACTCAGTTTGCCCAAGGGCCCGGCATGCCCAAGTTGGAGTTCGATGGCATGCCAACGATCCCTGTGGAATTCTTGTCGAGCGAGAAGAGTGCAGGCCTCGAGCTCGTGGACGTGATGCTGTGGATTCATCGTCGGCTCGACGAGGGCAAACCTGTCGCTGAAGCGTTGATGCCGCTGGTGAGGTTCAATGCCCCGAAAGGAGAGACCAACGAGCTCTCGTTGATGGGGCTGTGGCACCGATGGGCGCCGGAACTCAGTTCCGTGCCAGACGTTGCGCACGTTCCGCCGGAACGCGTCGCCGAAGTGCGGGAGCTTATGGCCCGGGACAACGCGCGCGTGAAGGCTGCGCTCGAAGCTTGCGCAGATCGCCCGCTTTGA